The stretch of DNA AACACTTGTTGACAGGTACCTTTGGATGCCCGGGGGCTGCTGGACAAGGGCTCGTACCGCCAGGCAATCAACATCTTGTCTGGCTGCCCTCCATCAGGCTTCGACGCTTTGACACTTGCGACGCTGGATAGGCCAGGCAGTTCCCGTCTCCAGCTTTCGTCTACGCCCAGGACATGGACCGTGTGGCCTTGGACCAAACCCTCGGCCCCGCAGTACCGAAGTAAGGTTCCCCCGAAGTCAGTCGTCCCTGCTTCTTGAATGAGCAGAGACGATCCGAGCGGAAGCCCTGAGTGTCCTGCGAGCAGCTGGTCCAGCGAGGCAGTGCCTGTGGATGTGGTTGGCCTGCCATCCACTGGAGAAGGGCGGGTGCCTGGAGCGGGTTCCTTGTTCTGCTTTGGCAGCGCAGACGCTCCAGAAGTCCTGATCACCGTGTTACGTTTGCGAAATGACATGGTGCTGTCGCGTCCCAACGGCCGTCACCCAAGGTGGGTGCTGTCCTGTCAGGGAGTGGTATGGGATGCGAGCCTGCCATGTGCCCACCAAGGGCGCAACGACACGACCAAAGAAAATGAGACCCCTTTCTCCTCAAGGCTAGCGAATGCGAAGGAAAAGGCGTTTGTTGAGGGCGAAGCCTGTCTGAAATTTGGTCAGCGGTACGTCTGGCATCAATATGTAAGTCGCGATGCAGATTGGCCGAACCCCGTTTGGGCGATATGCACTACTTCCCTACGTTTATGCAAGTTCCCAGTACTACGAGGTCGAGGCAGTACATCGACAAACCTGCTACTGCCAACTACCTTATCCACGTTATTAGTGTTGCCTCTTTGCCCGCCCTGCGATCAAGGCAAACTTCCTCCCCCATTCCCGTAACGCATCGCGCGCTCGACCGCACACTACGCTCATAATGTCTGGCGGCAacagcggcggtggcggcgatgctaCCCTTTTTGAAGAGAGCTTCACCGTGACCGACTACGACCAGTCCAAATACGATCGCGTCGCGCGCATCTCGTGTACTTCGACCGACTCGCAGACCGTCATGGTACTCGACATCAATATCGAGCTGTTCCCCTGCAACGTGTCAGACTCCCTGCATGTTGTCTTGACCACGACTCTCGCGCCCGATGgcaccaaggacgacgacaaaggctGGCGCGATGtaggcaagggcggcgatgcgcccgccaccatcgccgacctCTACGACTACGTGTGCCATGGCAAGATCTATAAGTTTGAGGAGACGTACGACGGAAACACAATGTGCGCTCAAAACTGTGACGTCGAGCTTATGCCGTCACTTTGCTAATTGGTGTTTCGCTGCAGTAACGCATACGTCTCGTTTGGCGGTCTCCTCATGTCGCTTCAGGGTCCCGTAAAAAAGCTCACGCCGCTGCGGGTCGACAACGTCTACCTACTCATTAAAAAATAGATGATGGCCCCGTTGTCTGTTCAGGCGAAGCTCTCAGCGCTTCTCTCCGCGGTGGCACCCCCGCGCCCCTTCGCCCAGTTGGGTTCTACTACCCCTAAAGAGTCTACACCTGGGACGAgaaggcccccccccccgcgcgcgcgcactaTCGCGCGTGCCTCCAGCCGCTTTGGTGGGGTCCCGGAAAGGGCATTCGGCGGTGCATTCTGTCCTTGATGGCAGGCAGCTCTGATTCGTTGTCGTCGGTCAGGATGCCATGGCGAATGAAGAAGTCGAGTACGACAAGAGCACAGTTGTGCTTGAATTTGTCGTTGGCAAGATCCCTCTTGACCTGATTTACGTCGCACAGGTAGAATTCGTCGACTTCGCCGTCTTTAGGCTGAGGGATCACATCGTCAGGTAGCTCGAGATCATAGATCCATTGACACTCGGGGTAGATGaagccatcctcgccgacataCTTCTCCTCGGTGACGTATATGTACGTGACTGTGCCGACGTTGCGGGCTCCATCACGGACTAGCTTGTCTGGAAGGCTCGCCTCCTCATCGGCCTCACGAACAATGCACTCAAAGGGGTCCTCGCCTGTCATgagcccgcccgcgacaGTGTTGTCAAGCATGCCGGGAAACGTCGACTTGTCAGCGGCGCGCTTGGGCACCCAGAGCTTGATTCCGTGTGGCGCGGAGGGGTCGGTAACGTATGCCGTCATGTGAACGCCGTAACGCATCGTGCCGAGAAGTCCCATGGCCGCGCGCTCAATGCTGAAGAGCAGCTCGCCCTTGCGGCTGTAGACGGGCCAGACTTCGTCTCGCCAGCCTCTGAGCAGCTTAAACGTGTCCCTTTGACGCCAATAACTGGCTAGGGCAGCAGCGGAACGGCTTCTCTCCGCCTCGGTCGGGAGCTGGAATAGGGACAGAGTGCGGAGGACGTGGTCGACCTTGATCTCGCCCACGACATCAGCAGGCACCTGCTCAAGTTCTTGAACGACGCGACCCAACATATAGCCGATGGGGTACTGGCCGTCTGCGTCTTTCCACATCAGTCGGTACAAGCCCTCATTCGCCACCAAGGTCCTttcgccctcatcgtcgtctgtAGCATGGGGGAAGCTGCGGTACGAGGTGCGGTCAGTCGACTGGACAGTAGGAAAGGCCGGTCGAGAGTGGTCTCTCGGTAAGATGAACAGCAGTCGTCGGGCGAGACATGAGTCATTTGCCGCAGGAAACATTGAGGGCATCGCACGTACCGGTCCGTGTCGCTGATTAACTCAATGTTGGACTTCATGGCGGCAAGAACTTTTCCAACGCGATGCGATGGGTGGGCGAAGAAATGGGTATGAGGCCGTAGTAGTTTGACAAGCTGAAGAACCACTTCGTTCGAGGGAATTAGGCGCCGATCAGAACACGGTCCCTCGCATCATGACAAGATACGGGGTCTAGTCGTGTCGCGCCGTCCTAGCTCGGCcgaccagcgccgccaatTCGAGGAGCGAGGGGAGAGGTTGGAGCAGCTGTACCTGCGAGATGGCCAGTATCTTGGAAGTACCTGGTATCGACTCTTCTTGTGGATACTGGGCGCCATGAGCCCTACCTacagtaggtaggtacctaaggttagtaggtaggcaggtacCTTGGTACGTACTAGGTAGCAAGTTTAGTAGCAAGGTGGGAGCCTGTGGAGATCTACTATAGGTACTAAGTTATACGGTGCCCTGCCCTTACCTCAAGCCCGGACGCCAGTTTGAACACTTCCAGGTTGAAAAGGGCCGTGGAGCGTCCTCTCACTTCTCAGAAGGCGCAGAGGTGAAGCGAGCACGCAGCGCCTCTCGCTTGCAAATTCGCATCTATGCATACGCAGCGAACAAGATAGAGCCATGTCTGGGCCGCTCTTCGGCATTGTCCCCGCGGGCTTGCCACTCATCACGGAaccgacatcgacgccgtctgTGACGTCCTTTCTCTACGCGCTGCCCACCAACAAGAGCTACTCGCACATAGTCGTCTTTCTACTCCCCAATGTCGTCCTTCCTGAAAACACAGCGGCCGCGATATacctcgccaccgccaccgaggtcgccgcagccgcccaGTCTGGCGGCACCCCCAACTTCCGATttctcggcggcatcgggccCGGCAAGGAGAGCGCCATGttcaaggtcggcggcggctcttcggcctctgcctcttcgtcgcccgagGCCAGCGGCCTTGTGATCGGCGTGTCCGTTGAGCCCGCCGACACCGTTGGCCAACGTCTCCAGGAGCTTACCGCCAGCAAGACCACTGGTGCCGTCGCTTCTACCgctcggccgtcgacggccattCTTGCCCAACGCATCATCCAAAACGCGTTCAACTTCCTGGCCAGTTTTAGCGGCACAGCTGGCACAGGGGGTGTCGAGGTGGTTCCGTTGAGAGCTTTTGAGGACTGGTGGCGGAAGTTCGAGTCACGCGTTCGAGCTGACCCAAGTTTCCTCGAGAAACAGACAGACTGAAGATAGCAAATTGCAACATCACtacgacgccatggcggtACCGGGCTTGCAGCGCCTCCGTTTACATTGCACTGTGCGTGTCATGCCTGTCACTTCCATGTCCCTGACCCGACGCCCAGCGTGCTGCGGGGAGCAGGGAAACGGAAAACCGTCGTGTTTCGGAGAAGTGCGACGGAGACAGCATCGGAAGAGGGGGCATTCATAGCATCGTCGGCACACTTTGAATTTCACCCGTATGGAGCAACCACGTCCAAGAGAAACGCCGTGACCAAGGCCCGCGCCGTGAGGCCTTACCGCTTGCATAAATACGCTACCAGAAATCGACTGACTGACGTCTGCTGGACGGACAAAGGTAGGTCGAGAATGTGGTTCGCCAGCCAACACCTACACCGACATTGCACGACTCTTATGAACGCGACTTCCCGGCCGCCGAACACTCGAATTTGACGGCCCAAGGCACTAATCTTCCGCTGCCGTGATAAAGGGGCTTTTAAGTCTTGTCGGACTGCCTGCtctgctccgccgcccggcgTTGAGCATCTGCAGTGACGGCGCTAGTCTCTCGCGACTCTCTGTGCGAAGCGCCAAGCCATTCCGGTCCATCACAGACGTCGGCTGGGTCTCGAATCGCTCAACGTTGAGGCGAGGTGTAGAGATGCCCCGGCTCTTCCCCGTCCGCGAGCCTTCGCTGCCGTCGGAGTAGTCGTACTCATCAGAATCCACGTCGTCAAGCTCGaactcggcggcgtctcccTCTTCCATTACTCGTTCATACGCCACTGTGTTGCGTCCAAACAATTTGCTGGCTAAGGACAGCGCCCCTCTGGTGGGCTTCCGTCCCGAGCCGGATCGACGCCTTCGTCGAACAACACTCAACAGCCGTCGTCTTCTGTCTGGCTTGCGGAGGATGTAGGCCGCAATAAGAAGGAAAAGGATAATCACAGCGAGGCCCAGAGTCGGTTTGTTGGGCGCCACGCTGAGATTGTCGCCACCATCGTCCGAGTTTGAGATGGAGTGAAGTGGTCTTGACCCGGCATGCTCAAAGTCGGGGGGCGTGCCTGACGCTACATTGCTTCCAAACCCTACCGGCAGCGAAGCCGTTGACTGGTCCGGAATCTGCCCAGCAGCGTAAAGGACCATCTTCCCAAGCGTCCAACTCActtcgacgccgtcgatcTTGTCCACAGGTTGAAAAGGGCTCAGGAACCCCTTTTCCTTTGCCTTCTCCGCAGCGTCCTTGGTGGCGTTGATCCCGGGATTAGGAACGCTTTCCAGACTCAGTCGCGGGATACCTATACCTTCGTGTAGGACATTGATCAGCCACGAGGCCTTGAAACACGCCTCTCGAGCGTCTTGCGTCTTTTGCTCGAGGGTTTTCTTTCGCTTGTCAAATCCACTTTCAATGGCCGTCCAATCGCGGCTGCAGTACTCCATAACGGCATGCTGGTATGTGGAAAGATCGTAGGCTCTATCCTCCTTGCCGAAGACGCCATGCGTGGTATGCCAGTACTCGGACACACCAACGAAGTGGTTCACGTCAAAGTCGATTGCGGGAACATGCTGGCCATTGAGCAGGCAGGGTCGATCGTCGCAGGGGGCGTCTTTGCGCAGTAGGGGATGGGTTTTTCGCAGACATTCATCAAAGGCGCCGGTGCCAATAAGAGCAGGCTTGTTTGACGCGTTGCCGGCCAGGGGCTTGCCGTCAAGCGTTGTACGCAAGCCGCGTGGCATGCAGGGATCGGGCATCTCCAGGGCATCGTCTGCGTAGTTTTCCTTGAGGCTGTCGACGTATCGGGCGCGAGCTTTATTGGCACCGAAGCCAAGCCAAGTGGTTGTAAAAACACGATGCTCCACCGGGGAGCCGTCTATGCGGCGCATACGAACAAGCTTGAGGTCGTTCGCATGCAGCGCAGCCTCGGTGGCATTGGGGGCAAAGGCAATCTGGGCTGATGCCCCTCCCATATCCAAGAAGCCATATGTATGATGTCCTTTGCCGTGGGCATGCTCCTCAGGATGATCAAAACCACCTAAGAGGTAGTTGGCAGCGAGCCAGCCATACAGACCCTCCGTCTCGCCAGAAATAACCTGGATGTGCGAATTGCAGTCCGGTAGGCCGAACATCGTGTTCTTGCGAAAGAAGTCGCATATGCCCTGCAGAAGGTCGCTCTGCTGATTTTTAGGGAGAAATCGAACGCCTGCGGTAGCCATAAGAAAGACGGGGGTCTCGGGGACCATTGCTGCAGGCACCTCCTTTAGGGCTACATCGATGAGCGCTTGGAGATGGTCCGGTCCCACGGAGGCGACATCCTGGGCAAATGTGGACACGCCGGGATGGATCTTTTTGCTCTTCTTCAATTTCAGCTTTGGCAAGCTCCGCAACTCGCTCGTTGAGGCATGtttggctgcggcgacgggatgCTTCCACTTGTACACGTAGATGCGGGTCCCCGAGGAACCGGCATCGAGGATGACACCATACCGGGCTTTGCAGCGTCAGAACCGCGCGTCAGAGGACATTGAGGCTCgagtgaagaagaagggcaggACGACGTACAGTGTTTACCCATGGGGACGCAAGCGCTCGCATGAGGCCGCGCACCGCGGGCGATGTCAATTGGCGAGGTATGCCCGTGACGAAGCGACTGCCCAGGCGCGCTATGCGAGCGGAAGTAGAATTAAGTGTCCAACGCAAACGCAACTTTCTCGATacgtggccgtggcgtcggGAAAGGACGGGCGGAGGAACGGCGATTGGAGGCAGTTGCTTCGAACGCGTCGGGGCGAATGGCGTCGAACGTCTCGCGGGCTGGCGCCGTTTTGGAAACGGTCGGATGGACAGGGCAGCTGCCAAAGACCGCAAGAATCGTCGTGGAAAATTCTGGCGACTGCGTAGGCGTGGGCATAGAGATGACGTTGAAACAAGAAAGGTGAAGCGAGAGATGGCCGATCGAGTTGATGCCGTGTGGTGGTTCGTGTTGCGTCAAAGGCCGGTTTGAATCAATTCATCCAGGAGGGAAGGCCGCGTATCCACATCAAAAATCGTCAGACTTTCGTTCGCGGCACACGGGGCCGCGAGGCCAGGTTTGGTTGGTGCAACTGATACTGCGCGGTACCCCACCTCAGGTCCCGTCGTCGTACCTTCGCGGAGGAACGCTCACAACGGACCTAACTGACATCATCCAGGTACCTTTAGACACATGGCATGCCCCCTAATCACGGTATCTACTTGAGGCCCCcaggtacctaaggtacctaggtactggGGAGGTACTTAGGTACAATATAGCACATTCGGTGCGCACCGGCGAGGTGCGTATACCTATGTATCTTACCCTCGCAACTGCTACGAGGTAGGTAGCACCACAAGTGCGAGTTGCATTCGCTTCAATCGTTTCTCTCTACAAGGTAGGCACCTAGGTACCTTGAGACTACTCCGCCGAGAACAGGCCACTGTGCTGGAGACCAGAAGACACCTCGAAGTCTGGGACACACCATGGCAGCCACGGCCTTTCGCTGACCCGTGTCTCCTTCGCCTTGACTGCGTGACCTCCTtctgcctccgcctcgcaTGTGCCATGAACACTCACTGCACTCACATCGATCCAAATGTGCGCCTTAAAACACGCTCACTGTCCATTGTCTTGACGAACTAGAACCTGGCAGCTGAACAAACAAATATGCCTTCATCACAGTCCCGAAGGCCTCACTACGCCAGCTCTTTTCACATGGCAAGCATGGATACTGAGACGTCATCGTGTGTGTGGCCAGTGCACCAAAGCGACCCCTACTATGGTAACCTGACGGGTGCACCAAGACCCGtgacgtcggcgggctggcttgcCTTTAGCCCAGAGGAAAGGCCAATGCCAGACAAGCTGCCTCTCCCCTGGCAGAAATCAGAAGTTGGCGGAACCATGCCTCTCCTTGGACCCATGTTGAGAGGCGCAGCTGCCTCTCGAGTCTCATGTTGATTCCTATTCCCCAGCTGTGAGACAAGCCCAAGCCTTTGTCGAGCGTCTAGGCCGCCTGAGGGGTCAAACATCCCCGCTGCCGTGACTGTCAGTATAAGGCCCGGTTGACCGCGAGGCAAGTTGGGGGCATCGACTTGCTTTGCAGGCGGGGCCCTGTGCCAGGCCAGCCGCTCCTGTCCACTGGAACCTGGGATGtggcggcgactgggacACCACGACCGAAGTGACGCATATCAACCCTGTTGTTGCCGTGATTACTAGGTCCGGCAACGTCGAACTCTGGTGCCCGGCCGTGGTGTTCGCGATGCGGATGCTCTCGCGGCGGGACATTGAGCGATGAATCTACGGCTTCGGAGGCCGCTCGTTCAATCTGGCCCATTTCTACCTTCCTCTTCACGCGATCATAAAGCTCTTGTGTTTGAAGTAACCTCCGACTCTTGTCTTTGTATGCCTGCGCCAATTCTTCGTTTTTCCGGCGCATGATCTCGCTCTCAGCCTCACAAGCTTTGCGAAATCAGCCTGGGCAACTCCAGCTATGCTGTGGAGCAAGACTGACCATTGACCCTGTTTCGCAAGCGCTCAATCTCCGCATTGGCGTCGCTGACGGTTTGTTCAAGTCTGACATTGAGGGCACTGTACTTCTCCGTCAAAGTCCTGTACAGGTATTGCTGATAGTATATCTCCTGCGTCGTCTGGTACGCCCAGAAACTCAGCGCGCGTCCCGCGCATTCCATGACAATGTGCGGGCTCAGGCCGCTGAGGACGCTAGTTTTGTAGTCTTCGCTGGGATTGAGATTGGTGATGACTGCATCATCGGGTTTGGAAAGGTGGGCGTTACATGCCGGACAGGCAGTACCCCTTGGCCCGTCTTGCTTTGCGATACCGAGAACATGGACGCAGTCGAGGCAGAAAATATGGCTTCCCAACGTCAGAAACTATACGAGGCAGTGGCGCAGCGATCACCCTGAGCGAGGGACGGCCGTAAAGGGGTGCAGTGCAGGATGCCTTTACCTGCACGTCGTCACCAGAGCGCGGTCTCCAAGCTCCTTTCTGCACTTGAGATTGTTGCAAGTGAGGGCGTGCTCCATCTTGGAGCTGTAACTTGGGCGACTTTTGCCGTAGCGAGCGGGCTCCGGGTTCCTTGACTGTCGACCTCGGCGGGTCAACGCAATGTGTTGGTTCTGACTCCGGCCCAggcccggccccggcgcgAACGCAGAGGCGGAACCACAGGAAGAGGTCGGCTCGGCGCTGATGTGATGATCGTATGGCAGATCGTCCTGACAACGACCAGTGATTTGATGTACCACCAAGGATCTGGACTGGATACATACCTCTAGCGTTCCTCGGATAGGATTAGAGGGTCCGGGCCATAAGCGCGGCAGTTCGTGTTGTGTAAATGCGTGGTCtcgggggaaggggggtcAAGTGGAATTGACTGGTCTCTGGCAAGGCAGCTGCGACCGGCCCGAGCGGATTTTCAACTCGTTCACATGCGCGTCCATGTGGGACGACAGTCACGTTCCGGCAATGGCACAGACGACTCGACTTGTAGCAGGGTGTGGGCAACGGCACCGGTGTGGCGCGCTCAAAGCAACAGAATGGCCTAccacgtacgaagtagctcggatggtgatgatgaacCACACGTTGGGCTTACCAGTACAATCATAACAAGCCCAACTGAGCGAGCCTTGACCAAGGCCTATTCGCCTTCTTCTAAGCAAGGACTCTGTTGGAGTTTCGCATTTGTGCATGACATGCTCCCTTGCCGAGCCACGCATCCGGACACCCTGCCAGCTTCGCCTTTCTACTTACATCCGCAGCACCTGGCAGCGGCTTTCTATACCATCAAAGATGCACGTGTTATCAATAGGTATGTACTGTTGGGTGATAATCTTGATCACCTCCTGAGCGACCATGCCTCCCGTCACTGCGGAGACGTTGTGTAGCTCAGCGCCTGCCGCTCTTGATACCTCCTTGGCGACTTGCGCGGCTTTTTCGTTGTTGTCGAGAGCGGGCGCTTGCTCCTTCATGTAGGCCAGAATCTCATCTGCAGACAACGAAGCAGTGTGGGACGTGGCCGCCAGAGCGAGGTATATCTGGATGAGTGATGTGGGAACTTCGGGGCCAGCAATGGCCGCTATCTCATCATTGGCCAACTGTGCACCTGTGCGGGCTCAGTATTGCCCGGTACCGCGTCACATGGAATGGTTGAAACTTACCCACGATCTGCGGCATGGCCAACCCGTCTCCTTCCCCGGTATTAATGAGCTTGATGAATTTTGCGTTGGCGCAGAACagcgcggcttcggcgggATCAAGTGCGAGCCCGCCATTGATGGATCGAGCAATGTCCAGAACCTCGGCGACATCTTGGCGAGCTTTATCCTTGTACAGGTTTTGGAGTGTAATGTAGATCTTAGACTCGGCCTTCATATCTGGTAAATTACCAGGCACTGGTAGCTGCTGGTGTCTGCGGTAAAACTCCTGCACTGCCTGTGCGAGTATCCAAAAGCTCGTCTCTGGTCCATGCTAGTCACAAGCGGCGGGGTTTAGACTCCAGTATTAGGTGGCTGTGAAGGGTGCTGACATACCTCTGCATCATGGCGAAACTCAAAGATTTGCTGCAGGGTGCTGGGTAGAGAGGAAGGGGTGATGTGCTTCATGACAGCGGAGATGGCCTCCTCGAAATTCTCCTCGCCCCCTTCGGGATTATTCTTTCGCATAGCATCAAATATCTGGTTTCGAAAAGCAACTTTGTTTGCGTAGGTTGTTGGAAAAGACCCATCGTGGGTCTCCTTCCACAGCTCAAGATGATGTAAGAGAATGACAATCAAGGGGAGATGGCCATGGGTGTGGTCGCCGAGAGCGTCGATTCCCCTGGTCATCTCGCTGGCAAATGCTGACAACTCCGGCCACGGGCTCAAAAGCCTTAGGTCCGTGGTTGCTGTCTCTTCGGGATGCGTATCGACAACTGGAAAGGTGTACGGCAAATCAATTCTGAAGTAGGAGTAGAAGCCTGCTGAATGAATTGCGACTAAAGGCGTGGCGTGCTTTCGAGCGTATGCTCTGATCACGTCAATCTGTTCTGCAGGAAGCGGCAGAACGTACAGGATGATGgtgaagacgtcgacgccatctAGGGCCTCATTTGGATCCAAGGGTCTCTAGATTGAATGAAGACCGCTCATTAGCCAACATTACCGTACACGGCTCTTCAAAAAGCAAGCATAGGCATACCCGGGTCTTTGGATGCCAATCGCCAACGACTTCCGGGTTTAGTTCCTGAAGAAGATGGGCACAGCATTCAGCACGAGACTTTCCGAGGCAGGAttcgtcgaggaagaagttGACACCAAGATCAGCGTCGTcaacggtggcggcgtcgattATAGTAAATCTGCCAATGCCTGTCCGACCACACGTGGTCAGCGGTTGTACGCCGGGGCGGCTGTAGCAGACGAATGGCTCGTCCTGGGGGCACCGGGCGCGGGTGACTGACCA from Purpureocillium takamizusanense chromosome 6, complete sequence encodes:
- the RPB8 gene encoding DNA-directed RNA polymerases I, II, and III subunit RPABC3 (COG:K~BUSCO:EOG092652ZZ~EggNog:ENOG503P46H) → MSGGNSGGGGDATLFEESFTVTDYDQSKYDRVARISCTSTDSQTVMVLDINIELFPCNVSDSLHVVLTTTLAPDGTKDDDKGWRDVGKGGDAPATIADLYDYVCHGKIYKFEETYDGNTINAYVSFGGLLMSLQGPVKKLTPLRVDNVYLLIKK
- a CDS encoding Thiamine diphosphokinase (COG:F~EggNog:ENOG503NWEC) gives rise to the protein MKSNIELISDTDRFPHATDDDEGERTLVANEGLYRLMWKDADGQYPIGYMLGRVVQELEQVPADVVGEIKVDHVLRTLSLFQLPTEAERSRSAAALASYWRQRDTFKLLRGWRDEVWPVYSRKGELLFSIERAAMGLLGTMRYGVHMTAYVTDPSAPHGIKLWVPKRAADKSTFPGMLDNTVAGGLMTGEDPFECIVREADEEASLPDKLVRDGARNVGTVTYIYVTEEKYVGEDGFIYPECQWIYDLELPDDVIPQPKDGEVDEFYLCDVNQVKRDLANDKFKHNCALVVLDFFIRHGILTDDNESELPAIKDRMHRRMPFPGPHQSGWRHAR
- a CDS encoding uncharacterized protein (COG:S~EggNog:ENOG503P343) codes for the protein MSGPLFGIVPAGLPLITEPTSTPSVTSFLYALPTNKSYSHIVVFLLPNVVLPENTAAAIYLATATEVAAAAQSGGTPNFRFLGGIGPGKESAMFKVGGGSSASASSSPEASGLVIGVSVEPADTVGQRLQELTASKTTGAVASTARPSTAILAQRIIQNAFNFLASFSGTAGTGGVEVVPLRAFEDWWRKFESRVRADPSFLEKQTD
- the YND1 gene encoding Apyrase (COG:F~TransMembrane:1 (o514-531i)~EggNog:ENOG503NV3I) yields the protein MGKHSRYGVILDAGSSGTRIYVYKWKHPVAAAKHASTSELRSLPKLKLKKSKKIHPGVSTFAQDVASVGPDHLQALIDVALKEVPAAMVPETPVFLMATAGVRFLPKNQQSDLLQGICDFFRKNTMFGLPDCNSHIQVISGETEGLYGWLAANYLLGGFDHPEEHAHGKGHHTYGFLDMGGASAQIAFAPNATEAALHANDLKLVRMRRIDGSPVEHRVFTTTWLGFGANKARARYVDSLKENYADDALEMPDPCMPRGLRTTLDGKPLAGNASNKPALIGTGAFDECLRKTHPLLRKDAPCDDRPCLLNGQHVPAIDFDVNHFVGVSEYWHTTHGVFGKEDRAYDLSTYQHAVMEYCSRDWTAIESGFDKRKKTLEQKTQDAREACFKASWLINVLHEGIGIPRLSLESVPNPGINATKDAAEKAKEKGFLSPFQPVDKIDGVEVSWTLGKMVLYAAGQIPDQSTASLPVGFGSNVASGTPPDFEHAGSRPLHSISNSDDGGDNLSVAPNKPTLGLAVIILFLLIAAYILRKPDRRRRLLSVVRRRRRSGSGRKPTRGALSLASKLFGRNTVAYERVMEEGDAAEFELDDVDSDEYDYSDGSEGSRTGKSRGISTPRLNVERFETQPTSVMDRNGLALRTESRERLAPSLQMLNAGRRSRAGSPTRLKSPFITAAED
- a CDS encoding RING-type E3 ubiquitin transferase (COG:A~EggNog:ENOG503P4U0): MEHALTCNNLKCRKELGDRALVTTCSHIFCLDCVHVLGIAKQDGPRGTACPACNAHLSKPDDAVITNLNPSEDYKTSVLSGLSPHIVMECAGRALSFWAYQTTQEIYYQQYLYRTLTEKYSALNVRLEQTVSDANAEIERLRNRVNACEAESEIMRRKNEELAQAYKDKSRRLLQTQELYDRVKRKVEMGQIERAASEAVDSSLNVPPREHPHREHHGRAPEFDVAGPSNHGNNRVDMRHFGRGVPVAATSQVPVDRSGWPGTGPRLQSKSMPPTCLAVNRALY
- a CDS encoding uncharacterized protein (BUSCO:EOG09261IEV~COG:O~EggNog:ENOG503NUPG) — encoded protein: MTEVTNQTPPALHGPSAKERKYDRQLRLWAASGQAALESSNVLLINSGGGTVGIEALKNLVLPGIGRFTIIDAATVDDADLGVNFFLDESCLGKSRAECCAHLLQELNPEVVGDWHPKTRRPLDPNEALDGVDVFTIILYVLPLPAEQIDVIRAYARKHATPLVAIHSAGFYSYFRIDLPYTFPVVDTHPEETATTDLRLLSPWPELSAFASEMTRGIDALGDHTHGHLPLIVILLHHLELWKETHDGSFPTTYANKVAFRNQIFDAMRKNNPEGGEENFEEAISAVMKHITPSSLPSTLQQIFEFRHDAEHGPETSFWILAQAVQEFYRRHQQLPVPGNLPDMKAESKIYITLQNLYKDKARQDVAEVLDIARSINGGLALDPAEAALFCANAKFIKLINTGEGDGLAMPQIVGAQLANDEIAAIAGPEVPTSLIQIYLALAATSHTASLSADEILAYMKEQAPALDNNEKAAQVAKEVSRAAGAELHNVSAVTGGMVAQEVIKIITQQYIPIDNTCIFDGIESRCQVLRM